A stretch of the Uranotaenia lowii strain MFRU-FL chromosome 3, ASM2978415v1, whole genome shotgun sequence genome encodes the following:
- the LOC129757847 gene encoding uncharacterized protein LOC129757847, giving the protein MASKIILTVVALFGVVQYASAFDCSQMKDHAEEISKCCSAPSPWPEAELKECFQTKYEGGVEDQVICAVDCSLKKLGVMNEAGELDKAKALEYPEKHLQGEWRDTYKATIEECFGKLEQMKSKAAEAQANFKCPVLPMSLHVCVSDKMFHRCPSEHWHTSQICEDVKKHDCLERD; this is encoded by the exons ATGGcttcgaaaattattttgactGTCGTAGCTTTGTTCGGAGTTGTg CAATATGCTTCGGCGTTCGATTGCTCTCAAATGAAGGATCAT GCCGAAGAAATTTCGAAGTGCTGCTCGGCTCCGTCCCCGTGGCCTGAGGCAGAATTGAAGGAATGCTTCCAAACCAAGTATGAAGGAGGTGTAGAGGATCAAGTGATT TGTGCCGTTGATTGTTCCCTGAAGAAGCTGGGCGTCATGAATGAGGCCGGAGAGCTCGATAAGGCCAAAGCGCTGGAGTATCCGGAAAAACATCTGCAGGGTGAGTGGCGCGACACTTACAAGGCAACCATCGAGGAATGCTTCGGAAAGCTGGAACAGATGAAATCCAAGGCTGCGGAAGCGCAAGCAAACTTCAAGTGCCCGGTGCTACCGATGTCGTTGCATGTTTGCGTCTCGGATAAGATGTTCCACCGATGCCCGAGCGAGCATTGGCATACAA gTCAAATTTGCGAAGATGTTAAGAAGCATGATTGCTTGGAGCGAGACTAG